In a genomic window of Nocardia fluminea:
- the ectB gene encoding diaminobutyrate--2-oxoglutarate transaminase codes for MTTTDTSIFEAMESNVRGYCRDWPAIFSTAEGAWLRDEQGREYLDFFAGAGALNYGHNNPILKKALLEYIGSNGITHGLDMSTVAKRELLETIRDNLLSPRGLDYKVQFPGPTGANAVEAALKLARKVTGRKTILSFTNAFHGMTLGALSVTGNAAKRAGAGVPLEHSTPMPYDGYFDNTIEDFGWMQRVLDDSSSGFDRPAAVIVETVQGEGGVNLARAEWLRHLAGLCAARDILLIVDDVQMGCGRTGPFFSFEIAGITPDIVTLSKSIGGYGLPMALVLLKPEHDQWSPGEHNGTFRGNNPAFVTATAALREYWSDDKLAQRTAENGAYVSRTLSAVAERHAGVSTRGRGMVHGIVFDDPSQAGKVCRTAFEQGLLVETSGSMDEVVKLLPPLTLGSDELDQGLSVLVSSIDTVCGGAA; via the coding sequence ATCACGACCACCGACACCAGCATTTTCGAAGCTATGGAATCGAATGTGCGCGGATACTGCCGTGACTGGCCGGCCATCTTCAGCACCGCCGAAGGCGCCTGGTTGCGCGACGAGCAAGGCCGCGAATACCTCGATTTCTTCGCAGGCGCCGGCGCGTTGAACTACGGACACAACAACCCGATTCTGAAGAAGGCGCTGCTGGAATACATCGGCAGCAACGGCATCACCCACGGTCTGGATATGTCGACCGTGGCCAAACGTGAACTACTCGAGACCATCCGCGACAACCTGCTCTCGCCGCGTGGCCTCGACTACAAGGTCCAGTTCCCTGGCCCGACCGGCGCGAACGCCGTCGAAGCCGCGCTCAAGCTGGCCCGCAAGGTCACCGGGCGCAAGACGATCCTGAGCTTCACCAACGCCTTCCACGGCATGACGCTGGGCGCGCTGTCGGTGACCGGCAACGCCGCCAAGCGCGCCGGTGCCGGGGTGCCGCTCGAGCACTCCACCCCGATGCCCTACGACGGCTACTTCGACAACACCATCGAGGACTTCGGCTGGATGCAGCGCGTCCTCGACGACAGCTCCTCGGGTTTCGATCGCCCCGCCGCGGTGATCGTGGAGACCGTGCAGGGTGAGGGCGGCGTCAACCTGGCCCGCGCCGAATGGCTGCGCCACCTGGCCGGACTGTGCGCCGCGCGTGACATCCTGCTCATCGTCGATGACGTGCAGATGGGCTGCGGGCGCACCGGGCCGTTCTTCTCCTTCGAGATCGCCGGCATCACCCCCGACATCGTGACGCTGTCCAAGTCGATCGGCGGCTACGGTCTGCCGATGGCGCTGGTGCTGCTCAAGCCCGAGCACGATCAGTGGTCGCCCGGCGAGCACAACGGCACCTTCCGCGGCAACAACCCCGCCTTCGTCACCGCCACCGCCGCCCTGCGCGAGTACTGGTCCGATGACAAGCTCGCCCAGCGCACCGCCGAGAACGGCGCCTACGTGAGCCGTACGCTGAGCGCGGTCGCCGAGCGGCATGCCGGAGTGTCCACCCGCGGTCGCGGCATGGTGCACGGCATCGTCTTCGACGACCCGTCGCAGGCGGGCAAGGTGTGCCGCACCGCGTTCGAACAGGGTCTGCTGGTGGAGACCTCGGGTTCGATGGACGAGGTCGTGAAACTGCTGCCGCCGTTGACGCTCGGCAGCGACGAGCTCGATCAGGGCCTGTCGGTGCTGGTCTCCTCGATCGATACCGTCTGTGGCGGTGCCGCATGA
- a CDS encoding ectoine synthase, whose product MIVRTTEEITGTERDVAGPGWRSKRIVLGGDKVGFSFHETTIEAGTVHRFHYQNHVEAVWLVEGEGSLLDLDNETEYPLGPGSMYLLNGHERHQVTARTQLRMLCVFNPPVTGREVHDENGVYPLIIEEDAASV is encoded by the coding sequence ATGATCGTGCGCACCACCGAAGAGATCACCGGCACCGAACGTGATGTGGCGGGGCCGGGCTGGCGCAGCAAGCGCATCGTGCTGGGCGGCGACAAGGTCGGCTTCTCCTTCCACGAGACGACGATCGAGGCCGGCACCGTCCACAGGTTCCATTACCAGAATCACGTCGAGGCGGTGTGGCTGGTCGAGGGCGAGGGCAGTCTGCTCGATCTCGACAACGAGACCGAATACCCGCTGGGCCCCGGTTCGATGTACCTGCTCAACGGCCACGAACGCCATCAGGTCACCGCCCGCACCCAGTTGCGGATGCTCTGTGTTTTCAATCCGCCGGTCACCGGCCGCGAGGTGCACGATGAGAACGGGGTGTATCCGCTGATTATCGAGGAGGATGCCGCCAGTGTCTGA
- the thpD gene encoding ectoine hydroxylase, producing MPPVSDQLDRYPTRLSEPAPHVERTDPTVWGTVTSPELAGFDANGFASIPDLLTPDEVAAFGAEVGHLAADPVLYGDERVIVEPVAGQVRSVFQVHQLSKPIAELVAESRIAGLAEQILGSPVYLHQTRVNYMPGFGGSGFGWHSDFETWHAEDGMPTPRAVSLSIALTDNYPFNGSLMLMPGSHRTFVPCLGETPSGHYRESLREQRIGIPTTDDITFLAARYGITQFTGRAGSALLFDSNMMHGSSNNITPFPRSNIFLVFNSVENTLTEPFAAPQRRPEHIAARDFTPVREFTAAGAALADQAP from the coding sequence ATGCCGCCAGTGTCTGACCAGCTCGACCGCTACCCGACCCGGTTGTCCGAACCGGCCCCGCATGTCGAACGCACCGATCCGACGGTGTGGGGCACGGTCACCTCGCCGGAGCTGGCCGGGTTCGACGCGAACGGTTTCGCGTCGATCCCCGACCTGCTCACCCCCGACGAGGTGGCCGCGTTCGGCGCCGAGGTCGGCCACCTCGCGGCCGACCCCGTGCTCTACGGCGACGAACGGGTGATCGTGGAACCCGTTGCGGGGCAGGTGCGCTCGGTGTTCCAGGTGCACCAGCTCAGCAAGCCCATCGCGGAGCTGGTCGCGGAATCGCGGATCGCCGGTCTGGCCGAGCAGATCCTCGGTTCACCGGTGTACCTGCACCAGACCAGGGTGAACTACATGCCCGGGTTCGGTGGTAGCGGATTCGGCTGGCATTCGGATTTCGAGACCTGGCACGCCGAAGACGGCATGCCCACCCCGCGCGCGGTGAGCCTGTCGATCGCGCTGACCGACAACTACCCGTTCAACGGCAGCCTGATGTTGATGCCCGGCTCGCACCGCACCTTCGTGCCGTGCCTGGGCGAAACACCGAGCGGCCACTACCGGGAGTCGTTGCGCGAGCAGCGAATCGGGATTCCGACAACGGACGACATCACGTTTCTCGCCGCCCGGTACGGTATCACCCAGTTCACCGGGCGGGCCGGTTCGGCCCTGCTGTTCGACTCCAACATGATGCACGGCTCGTCGAACAACATCACCCCGTTCCCCCGCTCGAACATCTTCCTGGTGTTCAACAGCGTGGAGAACACCCTGACGGAGCCCTTCGCGGCCCCCCAGCGCCGCCCCGAGCACATCGCCGCCCGCGACTTCACGCCCGTGCGTGAGTTCACGGCAGCCGGTGCGGCACTGGCGGATCAGGCGCCCTAG
- a CDS encoding tetratricopeptide repeat protein — translation MNDPDAQRPGDPLPLDQRYHGADPIEWCGAAVYPMYTEALPAGTTAVHLRALSVMAPDDVTGLGLGLSVHDGHVNLNGRSLAGVDIWYEALADGIDISVTADAPDALFTLTPVWVAESGTHQSWTGNYGMVVDLLPDGASTLWCSTGPGTPDFNELVVELSTGPAEPAQPESPLDTVDPATTPLRPALAAPPVEPSPPAAFPEPAPSDSPPEISSTPLDPPEPPRTEQGVGGALHDLGTAMRARGEHDSARALWTQAALAGHSGAAYDLGTLLLEQGERAEAERWWKAAAHEDPRAAASLSALSALPELS, via the coding sequence ATGAATGATCCCGACGCGCAACGCCCTGGCGACCCGCTCCCCCTCGATCAGCGCTACCACGGCGCCGATCCGATCGAATGGTGTGGTGCGGCGGTCTATCCGATGTACACCGAGGCACTGCCCGCCGGAACGACGGCGGTACATCTGCGCGCGCTGTCGGTGATGGCACCCGACGACGTGACAGGCCTCGGTCTCGGGCTCTCCGTCCACGACGGGCACGTGAATCTGAACGGCAGATCGCTGGCGGGCGTCGACATCTGGTACGAAGCCCTCGCCGACGGCATCGACATCTCGGTGACCGCGGACGCCCCCGACGCGCTGTTCACCCTCACCCCCGTCTGGGTGGCCGAGTCGGGCACACACCAGTCCTGGACCGGCAACTACGGCATGGTCGTCGACCTGCTCCCCGACGGAGCCTCGACACTGTGGTGCAGCACCGGCCCCGGCACACCCGACTTCAACGAACTCGTCGTCGAACTCAGCACCGGCCCGGCCGAACCGGCTCAGCCCGAAAGCCCCCTCGATACGGTCGATCCGGCTACGACACCGCTGCGCCCAGCCCTTGCGGCTCCCCCCGTCGAACCAAGTCCACCAGCCGCTTTCCCAGAACCGGCACCATCGGATTCCCCACCGGAGATCTCGAGCACACCGCTCGACCCACCCGAGCCCCCGCGAACCGAGCAGGGTGTCGGCGGCGCTCTGCACGACCTGGGTACCGCCATGCGCGCACGCGGCGAACACGACTCGGCCCGCGCCCTGTGGACCCAAGCCGCCCTGGCAGGCCACAGCGGCGCCGCCTACGACCTGGGCACTCTGCTCCTCGAACAAGGCGAGCGCGCCGAAGCCGAGCGCTGGTGGAAGGCCGCTGCCCACGAGGACCCCCGCGCCGCGGCCTCCCTCTCCGCGCTGTCCGCGCTGCCCGAGCTGTCCTAG
- a CDS encoding ABC-2 transporter permease translates to MTRTQFRHVAGHLLTPLLMCLGMAFAYLGAFHQPEPNNLALAVVGDSPQAMVLAQTMKDKGGAGLDMVTVPDREAAVTALCERELVGAYVPDGIKPELLVATAGSDTSAMAAEVAFRSVSDHQGVPLMVTDVTSKAGGDPTGQGIFFLLVALSVGAYGSVAVIGAAGAMLRMRVRAAVGVVTALIVSLIGVLVAGPVFGVIDTDVASVFAIAWVYTSGIILIGIGLHTFLKRWTTLALITLFVMLNFTTSGGVYGPELQNGFFGALHSFWNGADFVEGLRSLLYFDGGAGFGSRLFGLFAWLFAGVVLVVVAGRYETRHAPRPVAPAAVEEEIGESVAV, encoded by the coding sequence ATGACCCGCACCCAGTTCCGGCACGTAGCCGGACATCTGCTGACTCCGCTGCTGATGTGCCTCGGCATGGCCTTCGCCTACCTCGGCGCGTTCCACCAGCCCGAGCCGAACAACCTCGCGCTCGCTGTCGTCGGCGACTCCCCGCAGGCGATGGTGCTCGCGCAGACGATGAAGGACAAGGGCGGCGCCGGGCTCGACATGGTCACCGTGCCCGATCGCGAAGCGGCCGTCACCGCGCTGTGTGAACGCGAGCTCGTCGGCGCCTATGTACCCGACGGCATCAAGCCGGAACTACTGGTCGCCACCGCGGGCTCCGACACCAGCGCGATGGCCGCGGAGGTGGCGTTCCGGTCGGTGTCGGATCATCAGGGCGTGCCGCTCATGGTCACCGATGTGACGAGCAAGGCGGGCGGTGACCCGACGGGGCAGGGCATCTTCTTCCTGCTGGTCGCGTTGAGCGTGGGCGCCTACGGCAGCGTCGCGGTGATCGGTGCGGCGGGCGCGATGTTGCGGATGCGGGTACGCGCCGCGGTCGGGGTGGTGACCGCGCTGATCGTCAGCCTCATCGGAGTCCTGGTGGCGGGTCCGGTGTTCGGGGTGATCGATACCGACGTCGCGAGCGTGTTCGCCATCGCCTGGGTCTACACCTCGGGCATCATCCTGATCGGCATCGGCCTGCACACGTTCTTGAAGCGCTGGACCACCCTGGCGCTGATCACCCTGTTCGTGATGCTGAACTTCACCACCTCCGGCGGCGTCTACGGGCCAGAACTCCAGAACGGGTTCTTCGGTGCGCTGCACTCGTTCTGGAACGGCGCCGACTTCGTCGAGGGGCTGCGCAGTCTGCTCTACTTCGACGGCGGCGCCGGGTTCGGATCCCGGCTGTTCGGGCTGTTCGCCTGGTTGTTCGCCGGCGTGGTGCTGGTCGTGGTGGCGGGCCGGTACGAGACACGTCACGCGCCCCGTCCGGTAGCACCGGCGGCGGTCGAGGAGGAGATCGGCGAATCGGTGGCTGTCTGA